One Sandaracinaceae bacterium genomic region harbors:
- a CDS encoding phospho-sugar mutase, with protein sequence MSITEELKRSIEAWKADDPDAETVSELGALLQAGDADGLEDRFRGSLQFGTAGLRGLLGAGPNRMNRKVVLRATAGLCAHLLETVPDAKERGVCIGFDGRKNSQVFADDAARVVAGFGIRVYAFDRVVPTPVLAFSCLDKRAAAGIMVTASHNPPAYNGYKVYWENGAQIIPPIDGGIAKAIAAVGGVASIPQKDLGEAEDEGLYTIPSDQLERRYLDGVRALQVHPGLPRDVSIAYTALHGVGNALALAALADAGFTNVHSVPEQAEPDGAFPTVEFPNPEEAGAMDLVLALAEQRGTDLVMANDPDADRLAVAVRSRDGGYVQLTGNEVGALLGHYLLDQGPAGDGRVVINTIVSSPMLGAIAEQHGARWEQTLTGFKWIANRAMELNKKGEARFVFGYEEALGYTVGRLVRDKDGIGTAVVFADMAAWCKSRERTLLDELEQAWRRYGMYLSRQVSEVHPGVEGAEKIRAAMETVRKAPPAVIGGHEVTARLDILTAERTTKDGATSAIDLPKGNVLAFELAGGHRVMLRPSGTEPKIKYYFDVRVDMQDGETVDAAKARGEALLDALADGLAALTG encoded by the coding sequence ATGAGCATCACCGAGGAGCTGAAGCGCAGCATCGAGGCCTGGAAGGCGGACGACCCGGACGCGGAGACCGTGTCCGAGCTCGGCGCCCTGCTCCAGGCCGGCGACGCGGACGGGCTGGAGGATCGCTTCCGGGGGTCGCTCCAGTTCGGCACGGCGGGGCTGCGCGGCCTGCTCGGCGCGGGCCCCAACCGCATGAACCGCAAGGTCGTGCTCCGGGCGACGGCCGGGCTCTGCGCGCACCTCCTCGAGACGGTGCCGGACGCGAAGGAGCGCGGGGTCTGCATCGGCTTCGATGGCCGCAAGAACAGCCAGGTCTTCGCGGACGACGCGGCGCGCGTGGTCGCCGGCTTCGGCATCCGGGTCTACGCGTTCGATCGCGTGGTGCCGACGCCGGTGCTCGCCTTCAGCTGCCTCGACAAGCGCGCGGCGGCCGGCATCATGGTCACCGCGAGCCACAACCCGCCGGCCTACAACGGCTACAAGGTCTACTGGGAGAACGGCGCGCAGATCATCCCGCCGATCGACGGCGGCATCGCGAAGGCGATCGCGGCCGTGGGCGGGGTGGCGTCCATCCCGCAGAAGGATCTGGGCGAGGCCGAAGACGAGGGCCTCTACACGATCCCCTCCGACCAGCTCGAGCGGCGGTACCTCGACGGGGTGCGCGCGCTCCAGGTGCACCCGGGCCTGCCGCGCGACGTGTCGATCGCCTACACGGCGCTGCACGGGGTGGGCAACGCGCTCGCGCTCGCGGCGCTGGCGGACGCCGGCTTCACGAACGTGCACTCGGTCCCCGAGCAGGCCGAGCCAGACGGCGCGTTCCCCACCGTCGAGTTCCCCAACCCGGAGGAAGCCGGCGCGATGGATCTCGTGCTCGCGCTCGCCGAGCAGCGGGGCACCGATCTCGTGATGGCGAACGATCCCGACGCGGATCGCCTCGCGGTGGCGGTGCGGAGCCGCGACGGCGGCTACGTCCAGCTCACCGGGAACGAGGTCGGCGCGCTGCTCGGCCACTACCTGCTGGACCAGGGCCCGGCCGGAGACGGGCGCGTGGTCATCAACACCATCGTCAGCTCGCCGATGCTCGGCGCGATCGCGGAGCAGCACGGCGCGCGATGGGAGCAGACCCTCACCGGCTTCAAGTGGATCGCCAACCGCGCGATGGAGCTGAACAAGAAGGGCGAGGCCCGCTTCGTCTTCGGCTACGAGGAGGCGCTCGGCTACACGGTGGGCCGCCTCGTCCGGGACAAGGACGGCATCGGCACCGCGGTGGTCTTCGCGGACATGGCCGCGTGGTGCAAGAGCCGCGAGCGCACCCTGCTCGACGAGCTGGAGCAGGCGTGGCGCCGCTACGGCATGTACCTCAGCCGCCAGGTCTCCGAGGTGCACCCGGGCGTGGAGGGGGCCGAGAAGATCCGCGCCGCCATGGAGACGGTGCGCAAGGCGCCGCCCGCCGTGATCGGGGGCCACGAGGTGACCGCGCGGCTCGACATCCTCACCGCCGAGCGCACGACGAAGGACGGCGCCACGAGCGCCATCGATCTGCCGAAGGGCAACGTGCTCGCGTTCGAGCTCGCCGGAGGCCACCGCGTGATGCTCCGCCCGAGCGGCACCGAGCCCAAGATCAAGTACTACTTCGACGTCCGCGTGGACATGCAGGACGGCGAGACCGTGGACGCGGCCAAGGCGCGCGGCGAGGCGCTGCTCGACGCGCTCGCCGACGGCCTCGCCGCGCTCACGGGCTGA
- a CDS encoding cupredoxin domain-containing protein, whose protein sequence is MKHTLMAIALLSLSACFLSACGGEEASSDDGRVHIEVNASGYEPAQVQATAGQPLTLVFTRTTDEGCGQELAIPAHDIRRRLPLDEPVEVTITPTEAGELRFTCGMDMYDGAIVVR, encoded by the coding sequence ATGAAGCACACACTGATGGCGATCGCGCTCCTCTCCCTCTCGGCCTGCTTCCTCTCCGCCTGCGGCGGCGAAGAGGCTTCATCCGATGACGGACGAGTGCACATCGAGGTGAACGCCAGCGGCTACGAGCCCGCGCAGGTGCAGGCCACCGCCGGCCAGCCCCTGACCCTGGTCTTCACCCGCACCACCGACGAGGGCTGCGGCCAGGAGCTGGCGATCCCGGCCCACGACATCCGTCGCCGCCTCCCCCTCGACGAGCCGGTCGAGGTGACGATCACGCCCACCGAGGCGGGCGAGCTCCGCTTCACCTGCGGCATGGACATGTACGACGGCGCGATCGTCGTCCGCTGA
- a CDS encoding tetratricopeptide repeat protein, which yields MRRALSAAALTLLVFGCERDAPTPAPRAEDDAEDHAEGDAPRPARGGGARDCADGSDDPEQIVLYMESAEGGNLAGAIAGLEALAGAHPGSATARVRLGELLLRDRAPARARPFFARALALHDEGCTLAPRDEWAAAEGVALTEMMTGDYADAVPRLRASLGRWPGATPTRYNLACALCQTGDLDGCERELRTVLRPEAALPAFLVDQRRPADHYQRMLASDPDLAPLRADEARLARVLAAPR from the coding sequence ATGCGGCGGGCGCTGTCGGCCGCCGCGCTGACCCTGCTGGTGTTCGGGTGCGAGCGCGACGCGCCGACCCCGGCGCCTCGCGCCGAAGACGACGCCGAAGATCACGCGGAGGGAGACGCCCCTCGCCCCGCGCGCGGCGGAGGCGCCCGCGACTGCGCCGACGGCTCGGACGACCCCGAGCAGATCGTCCTCTACATGGAGAGCGCCGAGGGTGGCAACCTGGCCGGCGCCATCGCGGGCCTCGAGGCGCTCGCCGGCGCGCACCCGGGGTCGGCCACGGCGCGGGTGCGGTTGGGTGAGCTGCTGCTACGCGACCGGGCCCCGGCGCGCGCGCGGCCGTTCTTCGCGCGGGCCCTCGCGCTGCACGACGAGGGCTGCACCCTCGCGCCCCGGGACGAGTGGGCGGCGGCGGAGGGCGTGGCGCTGACCGAGATGATGACCGGCGACTACGCCGACGCGGTGCCGCGGCTGCGCGCCTCGCTCGGGCGCTGGCCCGGCGCGACGCCGACCCGCTACAACCTCGCGTGCGCGCTGTGTCAGACGGGGGACCTCGACGGCTGCGAGCGCGAGCTGCGCACCGTGCTGCGCCCCGAGGCCGCGCTGCCCGCGTTCCTGGTCGATCAACGACGCCCCGCCGATCACTACCAGCGCATGCTCGCGTCCGACCCGGACCTCGCCCCGCTGCGGGCCGACGAAGCCCGTCTGGCGCGCGTGCTGGCCGCGCCGCGGTAG
- a CDS encoding efflux RND transporter permease subunit has product MSAPLGEGSALWRRLLGFFVDAKPVVGLLVGLLIAFGLRYAPFELPGVEVAGRDPVPVDAIPDVGENQQIVFTEWTGRSPRDVEDQITYPLTTALLGIPHVETVRSASAFGFSTVYVIFDDDVDFYWSRSRVLEKLAALSPELLPEDVSPTLGPDATALGQVYWYTLEGRDAEGRTVGGWDLHELRAIQDFTVRYALQAVDGVSEVASVGGMVREYQVDLDPDALRAHDVTLAQVADAVRQSNLDVGARTMEINRVEYLVRGVGFLEDLEDLAQVVVASRDHTPIRLSDVAHVHLGPAPRRGGLDDAGAEVVGGVVVARYRENPLAVIDAVNARIAELAPSLPSRTLEDGTVSRVTVVPFYERSQLVHETIDTLSTALFHEILITVLVVLVMLRNMRSSLVISAVLPLGVLLALVAMKLTGVDANIMALGGIAIAIGTMVDMGIVLTENIGQHLDAAPAGADRGPIVAEAAAEVAPAVLTSTLTTVVSFLPVFGLTAAEARLFVPLAFTKTFAMVGALLLALFVLPAFAHFAMRERPGRARGLGALLRFVHLRDWALIVLGAVLAAWHLPAGLFVIALGAVRLAKPQLEARAARWVDRVEIVVGVIVVTLVLADAWMPLGPGRGLLLNTVVVAALVVGVLGTFLLFERAYPTLLAWCLRHKLAFLSLPALIVLFGVTAWLGFDRVFGWLPEGTRESRPVARLAEDLPGFGREYMPPFDEGAYLYMPTTMPHASVGEVRERIAQMDAAIAAIPEVDRVVGKWGRVDSALDPAPVSMIETVITYVPEYRIDADGHRVRQWRDHVRDPRDIWDEIVRAAASPGFTSAPVLMPINARIVMLQSGMRAPMGVKVQGPDLESLQTFGRRLEEALRDVPEIRGETVFAERVVGKPYLEVVLDREAIGRFGLRVEDVQRVLSIAVGGMPLTRTVEGRERFAVRVRYMREERDSIEALRRVMVAAPGGAQIPLEQLAEIRLTQGPQMIRSEDTFPTSYVLFDRRADVAEVDAVEAAQAHLARLEAEGRLERPTGVSYAFAGTYQAQLRSEEQLSVLIPVALSLVLLLLYLQFRRVSTTLIIYTGVAVAVSGGFILLWLYDQPWFLDLTLFEISLRELFQVGTVNLSMAVWVGVIALIGVATDDGVVMSTYLKQRFDESPAPDEDAVRARVLEAGLRRVRPCLMTTATTILALVPVLTSQGRGADVMVPMALPSVGGMAFELVTLFVVPVLYCWVEELRVRRDALPSDPGLADRLGVLFPLARRSRGSQPEPEEETPT; this is encoded by the coding sequence GTGAGCGCGCCGCTCGGAGAGGGCAGCGCGCTCTGGCGGCGACTCCTCGGCTTCTTCGTCGACGCCAAGCCGGTGGTGGGCCTGCTCGTCGGGCTGCTGATCGCCTTCGGGCTGCGCTACGCGCCGTTCGAGCTGCCCGGCGTGGAGGTCGCGGGGCGCGATCCCGTGCCGGTCGACGCCATCCCCGACGTGGGAGAGAACCAGCAGATCGTCTTCACGGAGTGGACGGGCCGCTCTCCGCGCGACGTCGAAGATCAGATCACCTACCCGCTCACCACCGCGCTGCTGGGCATCCCGCACGTCGAGACCGTGCGCAGCGCGAGCGCCTTCGGCTTCTCGACCGTCTACGTGATCTTCGACGACGACGTCGACTTCTACTGGTCGCGCTCGCGGGTCCTGGAGAAGCTCGCCGCCCTGTCCCCGGAGCTGCTCCCGGAGGACGTCTCACCCACCCTCGGCCCCGACGCGACCGCGCTCGGGCAGGTCTACTGGTACACGCTCGAGGGTCGGGACGCGGAGGGCCGCACCGTCGGCGGCTGGGACCTGCACGAGCTCCGCGCGATCCAGGACTTCACGGTCCGCTACGCGCTCCAGGCCGTCGACGGCGTCAGCGAGGTCGCCTCGGTGGGCGGGATGGTGCGCGAGTACCAGGTCGACCTCGACCCCGACGCGCTCAGGGCCCACGACGTCACGCTCGCGCAGGTGGCGGACGCGGTGCGGCAGTCCAACCTCGACGTCGGCGCGCGCACGATGGAGATCAACCGGGTCGAGTACCTGGTCCGCGGCGTCGGCTTCCTCGAGGATCTCGAGGACCTCGCGCAGGTGGTCGTCGCGTCGCGCGATCACACGCCCATCCGGCTCTCCGACGTGGCCCACGTGCACCTCGGGCCGGCCCCGCGGCGCGGCGGGCTCGACGACGCGGGCGCGGAGGTCGTGGGCGGCGTGGTGGTGGCGCGCTACCGGGAGAACCCGCTCGCGGTCATCGACGCGGTGAACGCGCGCATCGCGGAGCTGGCCCCGAGCCTTCCGTCCCGCACGCTCGAGGACGGCACGGTCAGCCGCGTCACGGTCGTCCCGTTCTACGAGCGCTCGCAGCTCGTGCACGAGACCATCGACACGCTGTCGACCGCGCTCTTCCACGAGATCCTGATCACCGTGCTGGTGGTCCTCGTGATGCTGCGCAACATGCGCAGCTCGCTGGTGATCAGCGCCGTGCTCCCCCTCGGCGTGCTGCTCGCGCTCGTCGCGATGAAGCTCACCGGGGTCGACGCGAACATCATGGCGCTGGGAGGGATCGCGATCGCGATCGGCACGATGGTCGACATGGGCATCGTGTTGACCGAGAACATCGGCCAGCACCTCGACGCCGCCCCCGCCGGCGCCGACCGCGGGCCGATCGTCGCCGAGGCCGCGGCCGAGGTGGCCCCCGCCGTGCTCACCTCGACGCTGACGACCGTCGTCAGCTTCCTGCCCGTGTTCGGGCTGACCGCGGCCGAGGCGCGCCTCTTCGTGCCCCTCGCCTTCACGAAGACCTTCGCGATGGTCGGCGCGCTGCTCCTCGCCCTCTTCGTCTTGCCCGCGTTCGCGCACTTCGCGATGCGGGAGCGCCCCGGCCGCGCGCGGGGCCTCGGCGCGCTGCTCCGGTTCGTGCACCTGCGCGACTGGGCGCTGATCGTGCTCGGCGCCGTCCTCGCCGCGTGGCACCTCCCGGCGGGGCTCTTCGTGATCGCGCTCGGCGCGGTGCGGCTCGCCAAGCCGCAGCTCGAGGCGCGCGCGGCGCGGTGGGTCGATCGCGTGGAGATCGTCGTCGGGGTCATCGTCGTCACCCTCGTGCTCGCGGACGCGTGGATGCCGCTCGGGCCGGGCCGCGGCCTCCTCCTCAACACGGTCGTCGTCGCCGCGCTGGTAGTCGGCGTGCTCGGGACCTTCCTCCTGTTCGAGCGCGCCTACCCGACGCTGCTCGCCTGGTGCCTGCGCCACAAGCTCGCATTCCTCTCGCTCCCCGCGCTGATCGTGCTCTTCGGGGTGACGGCGTGGCTCGGCTTCGACCGCGTCTTCGGCTGGCTCCCCGAGGGGACGCGCGAGAGCCGCCCGGTCGCGAGGCTCGCCGAGGATCTCCCGGGCTTCGGGCGCGAGTACATGCCCCCCTTCGACGAGGGCGCGTACCTCTACATGCCGACGACGATGCCGCACGCCTCGGTGGGAGAGGTGCGGGAGCGCATCGCGCAGATGGACGCCGCCATCGCCGCCATCCCCGAGGTCGATCGGGTGGTCGGCAAGTGGGGCCGCGTGGACAGCGCGCTCGACCCGGCGCCCGTCTCGATGATCGAGACGGTCATCACCTACGTGCCCGAGTATCGAATCGACGCGGACGGCCACCGCGTCCGACAGTGGCGCGACCACGTCCGCGACCCTCGGGACATCTGGGACGAGATCGTGCGCGCGGCCGCGAGCCCCGGGTTCACCAGCGCGCCCGTGCTCATGCCGATCAACGCGCGCATCGTCATGCTCCAGAGCGGCATGCGCGCGCCGATGGGCGTCAAGGTCCAGGGGCCCGACCTCGAGAGCCTGCAGACCTTCGGGCGCCGGCTCGAGGAGGCGCTCCGGGACGTGCCCGAGATCCGCGGCGAGACCGTCTTCGCCGAGCGCGTCGTCGGCAAGCCCTACCTCGAGGTCGTGCTGGATCGCGAGGCGATCGGCCGCTTCGGCCTGCGGGTCGAGGACGTGCAGCGCGTACTGAGCATCGCGGTGGGCGGCATGCCGCTGACCCGCACCGTGGAGGGGCGCGAGCGCTTCGCGGTGCGCGTCCGCTACATGCGCGAGGAGCGCGACTCCATCGAGGCGCTGCGCCGCGTGATGGTGGCCGCGCCCGGGGGCGCGCAGATCCCGCTCGAGCAGCTGGCCGAGATCCGGCTGACCCAGGGCCCGCAGATGATCCGGAGCGAGGACACCTTCCCGACCAGCTACGTGCTCTTCGATCGCCGCGCGGACGTGGCCGAGGTCGACGCGGTGGAGGCCGCCCAGGCGCACCTCGCGCGGCTGGAGGCCGAGGGTCGGCTCGAGCGCCCCACGGGCGTGAGCTACGCGTTCGCGGGCACCTACCAGGCGCAGCTGCGGAGCGAGGAGCAGCTCTCGGTGCTCATCCCGGTGGCCCTCAGCCTGGTCCTCCTGCTCCTCTACCTGCAGTTCCGTCGCGTCAGCACGACGCTCATCATCTACACGGGCGTCGCGGTCGCGGTGAGCGGCGGCTTCATCCTGCTCTGGCTCTACGACCAGCCCTGGTTCCTGGACCTGACCCTCTTCGAGATCTCGCTCCGCGAGCTCTTCCAGGTGGGCACGGTGAACCTCTCGATGGCGGTCTGGGTCGGGGTCATCGCGCTGATCGGCGTCGCCACCGACGACGGCGTGGTGATGAGCACCTACCTTAAGCAGCGCTTCGACGAGAGCCCCGCCCCCGACGAAGACGCCGTGCGCGCGCGCGTGCTCGAGGCGGGGCTGCGCCGCGTGCGGCCCTGCCTCATGACCACCGCGACCACCATCCTCGCGCTCGTCCCCGTCCTGACCTCACAAGGCAGAGGAGCCGACGTGATGGTCCCCATGGCGCTCCCGAGCGTGGGCGGCATGGCGTTCGAGCTCGTCACCCTCTTCGTCGTGCCCGTGCTGTACTGCTGGGTCGAGGAGCTCCGCGTCCGCCGCGACGCCCTGCCCTCGGATCCTGGCTTGGCAGACCGGCTCGGCGTCCTATTTCCTCTCGCGCGGCGCTCGCGCGGGAGCCAACCCGAACCCGAAGAAGAGACCCCGACATGA
- a CDS encoding tetratricopeptide repeat protein → MKSIWQACLLALVCLTPAMGHAQSAGAVRRLVTHGRMERGPARALARLAHERLVENARSGGDGYDLLRQRLGVRLFGGPGDTRAEYDARLRQVLARLAQGLTEPNLEDLFSSGQEPALFCARTLRLPMGDCDALVAASLRMDADLPHLPPEDGAALEQELSQAGLSAAQAREVRDAMHAVLLSVPSSIDETPRGRRLGALLAACPGGLTDLGAQVRAWHLGPTSGMVQCVVREVGRRAGRNAPAIVQETFGVRGAAVPLLRWAHGQRVVEPMSRDAVMRRARDHYQARRWADAAQAYARVTEQEPGYVGGWQGLAVSRMQQGDWMAAADAYRRAARLAPRDADLQVGLARALARGGDRAGAEAAYRMALTLQPGRADATDELAALTRPSADEEAARWRAQAREHFRARRFPLAAAAYREVVARQPGEAAAHAGLGASLLAQGDARGAVEAYVRATQLAPSQAGFFAALGAAQERAGDVGAATASYRRALAIDPGTRVARDGLARLGPRPAPAPAPATEPEPAPAPSPGLASALPTRAAPAPPPPSGPTLPETPGRADIVRTLAPVAGRLGACNPELSATLRFRMLIEGATGAVSEAELLGEHAGADYAACMEGHVRGVRFPRFSRESIQIEYPFEVTASVAPTE, encoded by the coding sequence ATGAAGAGTATCTGGCAGGCTTGTCTGCTCGCGCTGGTGTGTCTCACGCCGGCCATGGGCCACGCGCAGAGCGCCGGGGCCGTGCGGCGTCTCGTGACGCACGGGCGCATGGAGCGGGGTCCCGCGCGGGCGCTGGCGCGGCTGGCCCACGAGCGCCTGGTCGAGAACGCGCGGAGCGGCGGGGACGGCTATGACCTGCTGCGTCAGCGGCTCGGGGTGCGCTTGTTCGGCGGCCCCGGGGACACGCGCGCGGAGTACGACGCGCGCCTGCGTCAGGTGCTCGCGCGGCTCGCACAGGGGCTCACGGAGCCGAACCTCGAGGACCTGTTCTCGTCGGGACAGGAGCCCGCGCTCTTCTGCGCGCGCACGCTGCGCCTCCCGATGGGCGACTGCGACGCGCTCGTCGCCGCGTCGCTCCGCATGGACGCGGACCTGCCGCACCTGCCGCCCGAGGACGGCGCCGCCCTCGAGCAGGAGCTGAGCCAGGCGGGCCTGAGCGCGGCGCAGGCCCGGGAGGTGCGGGACGCGATGCACGCGGTGCTCCTGTCCGTGCCGTCGTCGATCGACGAGACCCCTCGTGGCCGGCGGCTCGGCGCGCTCCTCGCCGCGTGTCCCGGTGGCCTGACGGATCTGGGGGCCCAGGTGCGCGCGTGGCACCTCGGTCCCACCAGCGGGATGGTCCAGTGCGTGGTCCGCGAGGTCGGGCGGCGGGCGGGCCGCAACGCGCCTGCCATCGTGCAGGAGACCTTCGGGGTGCGCGGCGCGGCGGTGCCCCTGCTGCGCTGGGCCCACGGCCAGCGCGTCGTCGAGCCGATGTCGCGTGACGCCGTGATGCGGCGCGCGCGCGACCACTACCAGGCGCGGCGCTGGGCGGACGCGGCGCAGGCCTACGCGCGGGTCACCGAGCAGGAGCCGGGCTACGTCGGCGGCTGGCAGGGCCTCGCGGTGAGCCGGATGCAGCAGGGCGATTGGATGGCCGCGGCGGACGCCTACCGACGCGCCGCGCGCCTCGCCCCGCGAGACGCCGATCTGCAGGTCGGGCTGGCGCGCGCGCTGGCGCGAGGCGGAGACCGCGCGGGGGCCGAGGCCGCCTATCGCATGGCCCTGACGCTGCAGCCGGGGCGCGCCGACGCGACCGACGAGCTGGCGGCGCTGACGCGCCCGAGCGCGGACGAGGAGGCGGCGCGGTGGCGTGCGCAGGCGCGCGAGCACTTCCGCGCGCGTCGCTTCCCGCTCGCCGCCGCCGCCTACCGCGAGGTCGTCGCGCGTCAGCCGGGAGAGGCCGCGGCGCACGCCGGGCTCGGCGCCTCGTTGCTCGCGCAGGGCGACGCCCGCGGCGCGGTGGAGGCGTACGTCCGCGCGACGCAGCTCGCGCCCTCTCAGGCGGGCTTCTTCGCGGCGCTCGGCGCGGCGCAGGAGCGGGCGGGAGACGTCGGCGCGGCCACCGCGTCGTATCGTCGCGCGCTCGCGATCGACCCCGGGACCCGCGTCGCGCGGGACGGCCTCGCGCGGCTCGGCCCGCGGCCCGCACCTGCACCTGCGCCCGCGACTGAGCCCGAGCCCGCGCCGGCGCCGAGCCCGGGCCTCGCGAGCGCTCTCCCGACGCGGGCCGCGCCCGCTCCGCCGCCGCCGAGCGGACCGACCCTGCCCGAGACGCCGGGGCGCGCGGACATCGTGCGCACCCTCGCGCCGGTCGCCGGCCGCCTCGGGGCGTGCAACCCGGAGCTGAGCGCGACCCTGCGCTTCCGCATGCTGATCGAGGGCGCGACCGGGGCCGTCAGCGAGGCCGAGCTGCTCGGAGAGCACGCCGGCGCCGACTATGCGGCTTGCATGGAGGGTCACGTGCGCGGCGTCCGCTTTCCGCGCTTCAGCCGCGAATCGATCCAGATCGAGTACCCCTTCGAGGTCACCGCGAGCGTCGCGCCGACCGAGTGA
- a CDS encoding trypsin-like peptidase domain-containing protein: MIRLHQTFGAHTGRVLELDRDVIRLGRLPDNEVAFDPHADLDASGRHAEIRRESGAWVLVDVGSRNGTLVRGQPVTRHTLTDGDEIEFGVGGPRVRVELPGSSPGRPGQMTAEATPVSAPGAWATGPATPVEQKYDAIQPPALGQVAHPTPPPSPFAGQPSPAPISTPGYAPPGHAPPHGPPMSAPPSGGPRYGQRTVGMMIQAALQQADAQRQQGGNRSTAFIRAVAHEAAQSSSRGLKIAMGLLGLLLFLTLGAVIALFFYARWQEQSLRDENVRLQREIADLGVDESTERQELEQRIQSLNDQLSEEQSATGTVIAEQNGQAVWVLLSTRSGGQREVICSAFAVRERILATAAHCVGALEREMTRSREVRAVPNGGGAALQIERMWRHPQYASDVPASPDVGLLRVSAPTSQQAQLADMAQLVALRTGDDVFVLGFPAAIAEEGAPAAGISTGVVGRLTAFDGSDPGNAALRHLVSHSAFSDEGTAGSPIFDRQGRVVAINAGNYRARRRVVDTNTRVARTVESETPYAWGVRADLLLQLLAGLPP; encoded by the coding sequence ATGATCCGCCTCCACCAGACGTTCGGTGCGCACACGGGCCGGGTGCTCGAGCTCGACCGTGACGTGATCCGGCTGGGGCGCCTGCCCGACAACGAGGTCGCCTTCGACCCGCACGCGGACCTGGACGCCTCCGGGCGCCACGCCGAGATCCGGCGCGAGTCCGGGGCTTGGGTGCTCGTCGACGTGGGCAGCCGCAACGGGACGCTCGTGCGTGGTCAGCCGGTCACGCGCCACACGCTCACCGACGGCGACGAGATCGAGTTCGGGGTCGGCGGGCCGCGCGTGCGGGTGGAGCTCCCGGGGAGCTCTCCCGGCCGGCCTGGGCAGATGACGGCCGAGGCGACACCGGTCAGCGCCCCCGGGGCGTGGGCGACGGGGCCGGCCACGCCGGTGGAGCAGAAGTACGACGCGATCCAGCCGCCCGCGCTCGGACAGGTCGCGCACCCGACGCCGCCGCCTTCGCCTTTCGCGGGGCAGCCGAGCCCGGCGCCGATCTCGACCCCGGGGTACGCGCCGCCCGGACACGCGCCTCCACATGGGCCGCCGATGTCCGCCCCGCCTTCCGGAGGGCCGCGCTACGGGCAGCGCACGGTCGGCATGATGATCCAGGCCGCGCTCCAGCAGGCCGACGCGCAGCGGCAGCAGGGCGGCAACCGCTCGACCGCGTTCATCCGCGCCGTCGCGCACGAGGCCGCGCAGTCGAGCTCGCGGGGCCTGAAGATCGCGATGGGCCTGCTCGGCCTCCTGCTGTTCCTGACGCTGGGCGCGGTGATCGCCCTGTTCTTCTACGCGCGCTGGCAAGAGCAGTCGCTCCGCGACGAGAACGTACGGCTCCAGCGTGAGATCGCCGACCTCGGCGTGGACGAGTCGACCGAGCGACAGGAGCTCGAGCAGCGCATCCAGTCCCTCAACGACCAGCTCTCGGAGGAGCAGTCGGCCACCGGGACCGTCATCGCCGAGCAGAACGGGCAGGCGGTCTGGGTGCTGCTCTCCACGCGCAGCGGCGGCCAGCGAGAGGTGATCTGCAGCGCGTTCGCGGTGCGCGAGCGCATCCTGGCCACCGCGGCGCACTGCGTCGGCGCGCTCGAGCGAGAGATGACGCGCAGCCGCGAGGTCCGCGCCGTCCCGAACGGCGGAGGCGCGGCGCTCCAGATCGAGCGGATGTGGCGCCACCCCCAGTACGCGTCCGACGTGCCCGCGAGCCCCGACGTGGGGCTGCTCCGGGTCAGCGCCCCGACCTCACAGCAGGCGCAGCTGGCGGACATGGCGCAGCTGGTCGCGCTGCGAACCGGCGACGACGTGTTCGTGCTGGGCTTCCCGGCGGCGATCGCGGAGGAGGGCGCCCCGGCCGCGGGCATCTCGACCGGGGTGGTGGGCCGGCTCACCGCCTTCGACGGGAGCGACCCCGGCAACGCCGCGCTCCGCCACCTGGTCTCCCACAGCGCCTTCTCGGACGAGGGCACCGCGGGCTCCCCCATCTTCGACCGTCAGGGCCGCGTCGTGGCCATCAACGCGGGCAACTACCGGGCCCGGCGGCGCGTCGTCGACACGAACACCCGCGTCGCCCGCACGGTCGAGAGTGAGACCCCTTACGCCTGGGGCGTGCGCGCCGATCTGCTCCTGCAGCTCCTCGCCGGCTTGCCGCCGTAG